Part of the Burkholderiales bacterium genome is shown below.
CACGGCGCTGATGCGCAGCTCGGAAATAATTCCCATCAAGAGCGCGTTGATGCCGGTGGTATCGGCGTCGGTCAACTCGGTCAGGTTGCCGACGCCCATCATGATCGGCGCGCCCGGAAAACGCCTGCGCAATTCGGCGTAACGGATGATCGAATCGGTGAAGCCGAAATGAATCGGATCGAGAATCGCGTCGGCAAAATAAATGCAGCCGCGCTGTTCCATATGGTCGATGGCGCGCGCCAGCGATTCGACGTCGTGCGGCTGCGACGGAATCAGCACCGGAACCGAGGCGACTTCGTCGGCGATCCACAACGTATCTTCCTTCAGGCTCAGCAGATAGTCAGCGCCGGCGCGGCCGCCGCGGAGCAATTCCTGCGGATCGATCGAATCGACGCTGACGCGGTGGCCGGCTTCGTGCAGGGCGCCTAGCGCGTCTTCGAGATGCGGAAAAGGCGTGTCGGGCAGGCAACCGAGATCGATGACATCGGCGCCGTCGGCGCGGTATCTTGCGGCGCGCTGAAGGATCGCGGCGATGTCGATATCCGGCGTATCGACGATTTCGGCGAAGATCAGCACATCGTGCCGCGACAGATCGACGGGCGAGCCTGCATGCCCGAAAAATTCGGGAAGATCCTTCAATTCCTCCGGGCCGCGCACGACCGGAACGCCGTAGCGCGCCGCAAGCTGGTCGAGATCGCCACGGCAGCGCCCGGGTATGACAATGCGATCGGCATTTGCCACATCGGACACGCGGCGCGCGATCAGGTCGGCCGTCATCAGCCCGGCAACGTTGATGCCGATCTGCTGCACCGTGTAGCTGAATTCTGTCGGCTGCATGCCTGCCAATACCTTGTGCAGGCTTTTTTCGGCAAGCCTGCCGGTCAGGAACAGGATGTGGGGCAAGGGGTTAAGGGCCGGGAATCGGCGATCGGTTAAAGGCGGGAATCGGGTATCGGGAATCGAAGATCGGAAAATGAATCGGGAAGAGGCGGACAAGACATCAGAAAATCAGGTCTATCGTTTCTGGTTGATTGCGGTGTCAGGCCAGGGGTGGATTCTTGGCCATGCGAGGCAGCGCCTCGTTCATTTGAACCCAGGGCTGCGCTGAGTCGCACCATATGTTGACTTGAGGCTGAAGCCAGGAAGTGTCGTCCAAAGTGCCGGCCTTGAGCCATCCATCGTTGGCGTGGCCGCGACCTCGGAGAATATGGGAGATCCGCACTTTGAGCAAAAGCTCCGCAGCACCGGGAGGCCGCTGTCACCTTGAGTCTCGAACGTTACAGGTTGTGCTCCTTCCATCGTGAGTGCGCCTTTTGGAATAGCGACGAGCACCGAGAACGCTATGCCTGTTTGGAGTTGGCAGTTCCTGCAGTGGCAAATCGCAGTCATGAGTGGATCTGCGTCCGATGTGTACCGAACCGCGCCGCAAAGGCAACCACCTTGAATCTTGTTCATCTTTACCTCCGTGGAGTGGATACGGTCAATGCAGCTTGTTGGGGTCCTTCACATTCAGCCGTTGCATTTTCCGGTAAAGCGTATTGCGGCTGATTTTCAACTGGCGGGCGACATTCGTGATGTTCCAGTGCTGGCCTTCCAGTTCGCGGAGCAAAGCTTCACGCTCCGCGCTTTCCAGCGGATTCAGCGGCGGCTTGTCGAGCGGGCAGTCGGCGTGGTTCGGCGCTTGCCCGGCGCGGATGATATCGGGCAGATCGCGGACCCTGATCGTGCTGTCCTCGCGCAAAGCGACCATGGTGCGCAGCACGTTGCGCAACTGGCGCATATTGCCAGGCCAGCGATAGTGTTCAAGCAGGTTCAGCGCATCGCTGTCTATCGATAGCGGCGGCTCGACCGCGGCGGTGCCGGCGTGTTCGTCTGCCAGCATTTGCAGGATCAACGCGCGCCGGTCGGCGCGGCGCCGCAGCGGCGGCAGCAGCAGGCTCAAGCCTTGCAGACGATAGTAAAGATCTTCGCGGAAATCGCCGCACGCGATTTTCTCGAGCAGATTGCAATGCGTCGCGCTGATCAGCTTGATATCGACCTTGACCGCAAGCTCGCCGCCAAGCGGCAGGATCTCGCGCTCTTCGAGCACGCGCAACAGGCGTGCCTGCAAAGGCACGGGCATGTCGCCGATTTCGTCGAGAAATAAAGTGCCGCCATTGGCCTGGAAAATCTTGCCGCGACGGCCGTCGCGCGCGGCGCCGGTGAACGCGCCGGCCTTGTAGCCGAACAGCTCGGATTCGATCAGGGTTTCCGGGATCGATGCGCAGTTGATTGCGACAAACGCTTTGTCGGCGCGATCGCCGGATGCGTGCAGCGCTTTCGCGAACAACTCCTTGCCGGTGCCGGTTTCACCGTACAACAGGATCGCCACGTCGCGATCAAGAATCAGCCTGGCGCGGCGCACGTTTTCGGCCATCGCCGCATCGCCCAGGTGAAGATTGTCGAGCGGTGTACGCGCGCCATCGGCAGCAAAATCCGCATTTCGTGGCAGTTGCGGCGGCGGGCGCAGCGTTGCCCGGATCGCGCCATGAGGCGTTTCCGGATGGCGCGCCACCGCAAAGAATCGTCCACCGCGACGCGCTTCGAAAATCGGCACTGGCTGGAAGGAATTGCGGCTGCTGCGGTCCAGCAGCAACGACAGCGGCGTGTTGAACAACTCGCTAATTTCGCGTCCGCGGATTTCAGCCGGCGTGCGATAGCCGAGCTGGAACAACGCGCTGCGGTTTGCCGCCAGCACATGACCGGCGGCGGTCAGCGCGATCGCGCCTTCGCCCAAGGTGCCGACGAATTCGGGGCGGCTGTGGAAGCGCAGAGTGTGATCGCGGCTGAAGCGGCCCAGGAACGCGCGGTTTTCGATCATTTGCGCGGACATGTTGACCAGCACCAGCGTGTGCTGCTGAGCAAGCAGCGATTCGCCGGAGGCGTCGAGCACAGCGATGAGCTTGCCGTCATGGTCGAAAATCGGCGCGGCCGAACAAGTCAACCCGATATTGCGCGCGAGATAGTGTTCCTTGTGATGAATAACCAGCGGCTGACGTTCGCAAATGCAAGTGCCGATGCCGTTGGTGCCCTGATGCTGTTCGGTCCAGATCGCGCCCGGCATCAGCCCGGTTTTTGCAGCGGCGTGGGTGAAACTCGGATCGCCAAAGTAATTGAGCAGCACGCCATCGGCATTGGACAGCATGATTGCGTAACCCGAGCCGGCCAGTTGCTGATAAAGATTAGCCATTTCGATTTTCGCGGTCGGCATCAGATCGGCGAGGCCGGCCTGGCAACCGGCCAATTCGTCGCGCCCGACGATGATCGGATCGTCGCGATTGGCCGGATCGAGATGGTGCTCGCTATGGCAGCGCCACCACGAGCGCATGATCGAATTATCGGCCACGGCGCCGCCCGGCTTGACGCCGCCGTCCAGCAAGGACTGCACGTATCTGGCGTGATTGCCCGTTAGTTCAGACATGAGAAATGTGGCTGCTGGCGGTTACGGTTGGGCGGCGCGGGCCGAAGTGAGGGCCGGAGCCGGACGTGTTTCAATCCGCGAGTGCGAATCCCGATAGAAAGCTGTCCATACAGCAGTCAGGAGGTATGGCTTCGTTGCCACGGGTACGGCTGGATCGGTATTACATACTTCGGGTATTACGTATTTCGGTTATTATTTTCGCAAGCTGCAACATCTTTTTTGGATATTAACAAAAAATTACCGGTCAGAGCAGTTTCCTATCCGCCAAAGAGAGCTTTCATGAAGAAGATAGTGTTTTTTGTTGCGGCCATGCTGCCGGCATTGGCTTTTGCGCATCAGGGCTATCCGACGGTCGATCGTGTCGAATGGGTCCTTGCCTGCATGCAGCAATCCGATAAAGGCGGTTACGAGCTGGTCCACAAGTGTTCGTGCGCCATCGACAAGATCGCCGCGAAGTTGAAACACGATGACTACATCGAATATTCTACCGCGGCGCGCGGTCAGACCATGCGCGGCGAGCGCGGCAATGAGTTCCGCGATCCGGAAACCGTCAAGGGCGCCGGCGCCAAGTACAAGAAGATACAAGCGGAGGCGAGAGAACAATGCTTTCTAGAATGACATTCATCGGGCGCCGGGCGACTGGCGCGATTGCAGGGTTGATCCTCGTTGCGGCTCAGTTCGGAGCGCCGCTTGCGGCCGCTGCTGCGGATTTGAAGCGCATCGCCGTGCTCGATTTCGGGCTGATCGAAGACATCCCTGAACCAGCCAAATACGAGGAGCAGCAAAAGCGGCTTATGCTGATCACTGACCAGTTGCGGACGGAGCTGGAAAAAAAAGAGTTGTACGACGTGATTGATAACGCGCCTGCGGAGGCGATGATCAAGAATATGAAAGCGAGCGAGAACCTGTATGCCTGCAACGGTTGTGAGCTCGATATCGCCAGGAAACTCGGTGCTGAGCGCGTGCTGACAGCCTGGGTGCAGAAGGTCAGCAACCTGATCCTGAATCTGAACATCGAGGTCAAGGACGTTTCGACCGGGGAGGTAACGCTGAAGAAATCGGTCGATATTCGCGGCAATACCGATCAATCCTGGCAGCGCGGCATCAGCTACATGGTTCGCGACATGGTTGAGAAGAAGCAGGGCGGTCGTTAGCGCAACTTCCCGGAAATCCGAATCCATAAAGCCGGCCGGGACCGGGGCAAACAGCCAGACTGAAGGCCGGCTGACCGCCCGAGACGCTCAAGATAACATTCGCAAAGGGCTGCGCGCAGGCGAAGGTGATCGCGGCAAGCGAATGCGGAAGGCGAAGTCCGCACAAGGCGGGAAGCCGGATAATAAGGTGGGAGCCCGAATAATGCGGGTGATTTCCGATGCGACCGGATACCTCGTGAACTCATCGCGCCGCTGGCGCGGGCAATTGAAATTGCCGACGTCGGGAAGGTTGATTGCAACCTTGATATTATCCGGCGCGCTGCTCGCACTTGCCGGCTGCGCCAGTCTGGCACGGGACGACGTCGCGCAGCGCCGCCTCGCAATACCTGTCGGCGGCCCGCAGCGCGAGTGTCTGGCGTTTTTCGCGCGTCTCGACGACGCCGTCGGCGCGCATGGCGTCCGTGACAGCGATGCTGCCGCGATCACCGGTTTCCCCTATTTGGCCGTCGATCGATTGCTGGCGAGTTACGCGCGCGAGCCTTTGACGGACGCGGCATTCGACGCCTGGGTCGATCACCTGCAGGCGTTGAACGAAACCGGCCGGCGCGCCGAAATCGCGAACCTGCCGGCCGCCGAACGCGAAAAATTGCGGGCGTCGTTGCCGGATGGGCTTCTGTCGCAAGACCCCGCGGATGCGTTACGCGCTTGCGCCGACACCCTGCGGACGACCGACCTTGCGTCGAGCACCGGCCGCGTGGCTTTGCAAACCGCGGTGCACGTGCCCGACGGCTATCGTACCTGGCAGCGCGCGGTCGGCCTTTATCCGTTAACGTCGATCCCGTTCGCGCTCGGCGCGCAGCGTTTGCGGAGCAAAACGCAAGCGACCTTCGATCGCGATCTCGCACAGCTTCCGGTGCTGGGGCATCTGATCCGGTACGCACCCGGCGTGGTGCCGGCACCCTGGTCGGCGCGCGAAATCGCCGCCCAATTCAAGCTCGATCAACCCGGCGACGGTCCGCAATTGCTCGCTGCCTTGCCCGATGCATC
Proteins encoded:
- a CDS encoding dihydropteroate synthase is translated as MPHILFLTGRLAEKSLHKVLAGMQPTEFSYTVQQIGINVAGLMTADLIARRVSDVANADRIVIPGRCRGDLDQLAARYGVPVVRGPEELKDLPEFFGHAGSPVDLSRHDVLIFAEIVDTPDIDIAAILQRAARYRADGADVIDLGCLPDTPFPHLEDALGALHEAGHRVSVDSIDPQELLRGGRAGADYLLSLKEDTLWIADEVASVPVLIPSQPHDVESLARAIDHMEQRGCIYFADAILDPIHFGFTDSIIRYAELRRRFPGAPIMMGVGNLTELTDADTTGINALLMGIISELRISAVLTTEVSPHARSVVRETDAARRMMFAARDADSLPRSFSNDLLALHARKPFPDTPAEIAEIAAAIKDPSFRVQVSEAGIHVYNRDGLHCDVDPFRLFPHLKLEQDAAHAFYMGVELARAQIAHQLGKRYYQDQELDWGAAAKAKAEDLDQQSAPGVTLEVGKRKR
- a CDS encoding sigma-54-dependent Fis family transcriptional regulator, translated to MSELTGNHARYVQSLLDGGVKPGGAVADNSIMRSWWRCHSEHHLDPANRDDPIIVGRDELAGCQAGLADLMPTAKIEMANLYQQLAGSGYAIMLSNADGVLLNYFGDPSFTHAAAKTGLMPGAIWTEQHQGTNGIGTCICERQPLVIHHKEHYLARNIGLTCSAAPIFDHDGKLIAVLDASGESLLAQQHTLVLVNMSAQMIENRAFLGRFSRDHTLRFHSRPEFVGTLGEGAIALTAAGHVLAANRSALFQLGYRTPAEIRGREISELFNTPLSLLLDRSSRNSFQPVPIFEARRGGRFFAVARHPETPHGAIRATLRPPPQLPRNADFAADGARTPLDNLHLGDAAMAENVRRARLILDRDVAILLYGETGTGKELFAKALHASGDRADKAFVAINCASIPETLIESELFGYKAGAFTGAARDGRRGKIFQANGGTLFLDEIGDMPVPLQARLLRVLEEREILPLGGELAVKVDIKLISATHCNLLEKIACGDFREDLYYRLQGLSLLLPPLRRRADRRALILQMLADEHAGTAAVEPPLSIDSDALNLLEHYRWPGNMRQLRNVLRTMVALREDSTIRVRDLPDIIRAGQAPNHADCPLDKPPLNPLESAEREALLRELEGQHWNITNVARQLKISRNTLYRKMQRLNVKDPNKLH
- a CDS encoding DUF3280 domain-containing protein, encoding MTFIGRRATGAIAGLILVAAQFGAPLAAAAADLKRIAVLDFGLIEDIPEPAKYEEQQKRLMLITDQLRTELEKKELYDVIDNAPAEAMIKNMKASENLYACNGCELDIARKLGAERVLTAWVQKVSNLILNLNIEVKDVSTGEVTLKKSVDIRGNTDQSWQRGISYMVRDMVEKKQGGR